One region of Chitinophaga varians genomic DNA includes:
- a CDS encoding glycosyltransferase family 2 protein has translation MHILPSVAVVILNWNGKAFLEKFLPSVCRSTYGNLQLVLADNASTDDSVAFVEAHYPSVRIIRNPSNDGFAGGYNEALAHVEADIYVLLNQDVEVEPGWIEPVVALMESDPRIAACQPKMRAYHQPDEFEYAGAAGGWMDVLGYTFCRGRILYTTEKDEGQYDDAQDIFWATGAALFIRSACFREVGGFDRDFFAHMEEVDLCWRLQRAGYRVCYCPDSKVFHVGGGSLPQGNPRKLYLNFRNNLMMLWKNLHSEDRWIVLFQRFFLDILAGVKSLVSGKPKDMVAIYRAYRDYYRWRKTYVNKYELPEVKLMKMKGVFHGIMIWRYYFLRRKKFRDLI, from the coding sequence TTGCACATATTGCCGTCGGTTGCTGTCGTTATATTAAATTGGAACGGAAAGGCTTTCCTGGAGAAGTTTCTGCCGTCTGTGTGCCGCTCTACTTATGGTAATTTACAGCTGGTGCTGGCCGATAACGCTTCTACTGATGACAGTGTGGCGTTTGTGGAAGCGCATTACCCGTCGGTACGGATTATCCGTAATCCTTCCAACGATGGTTTTGCGGGTGGTTATAATGAAGCGCTGGCACATGTGGAGGCCGATATTTATGTGTTGCTGAACCAGGACGTGGAGGTGGAGCCGGGATGGATAGAGCCGGTGGTGGCGCTGATGGAGTCCGATCCCCGTATAGCTGCCTGTCAGCCTAAGATGCGGGCTTACCACCAGCCGGACGAGTTTGAGTATGCCGGCGCTGCCGGTGGGTGGATGGACGTGCTGGGCTATACTTTCTGTCGTGGCCGTATCCTCTACACCACGGAAAAAGACGAGGGCCAGTATGATGATGCGCAGGACATTTTCTGGGCTACGGGCGCTGCGCTCTTTATCCGGTCTGCCTGTTTCCGGGAGGTAGGTGGTTTTGACCGCGATTTTTTTGCTCATATGGAAGAGGTGGACCTCTGCTGGCGCCTGCAAAGGGCCGGGTACCGCGTTTGTTACTGCCCTGATTCCAAAGTGTTCCACGTAGGGGGCGGCAGTTTGCCACAAGGCAATCCACGCAAGCTTTATCTTAATTTCCGCAACAACCTCATGATGTTGTGGAAAAACCTGCATAGTGAAGACCGTTGGATTGTGCTGTTCCAGCGTTTTTTCCTGGATATTCTCGCTGGTGTTAAAAGCCTGGTGTCCGGCAAGCCAAAGGACATGGTGGCTATTTATCGCGCATACCGCGACTATTACCGCTGGCGGAAAACATATGTCAACAAATACGAACTGCCGGAAGTGAAGCTGATGAAGATGAAGGGCGTTTTCCACGGAATTATGATCTGGCGCTACTATTTCCTCCGGAGGAAGAAGTTCAGGGACCTGATATGA
- a CDS encoding PepSY-associated TM helix domain-containing protein, which produces MITMVQRKKKEARKPGKKSVARLVVDKLHLWLGLASGIIVLIIAVTGCLFVFQREINEMIYHKEMFVTPQEQVLPLSELRTRAQQALGDKPILSVTTWRLPDRAWEFMAYKANDTAFTYFGCVEYYESVLVNPYTGAINGRINYKYSFFPIVKMIHWSLLLNTRYGQPIVGWSTVIFVILLITGLVMWWPKRWTKAARDQSFRIKWKAGFKRVNYDLHNVLGFYSLIIALVLALTGMVWAFTWFEKAVYVAAAGTTTPPAVKQVASGPATATAAGNPLDIAFATAQPLLKDATRVFVYPAAYPEGVHTVGGYRGKDIYFGSDEYQFDQYTGKMVGHSEYKKKNRGEKLIAMNYDIHVGAIGGLPGKIIAFVISFICASLPVTGFYVWWGKQKKSKKKAVKPLARLNTV; this is translated from the coding sequence ATGATAACAATGGTCCAACGGAAAAAGAAAGAAGCGCGCAAACCTGGTAAAAAATCTGTGGCAAGACTGGTCGTCGATAAACTGCACCTGTGGCTGGGGCTGGCCTCCGGCATTATTGTGCTGATCATCGCCGTCACCGGTTGTCTGTTTGTTTTCCAGCGGGAGATCAATGAAATGATTTACCATAAGGAGATGTTTGTGACGCCGCAGGAACAGGTCCTGCCACTGAGCGAGCTGCGGACGCGTGCGCAGCAGGCGCTGGGTGACAAACCTATCCTTTCTGTGACCACCTGGCGCTTGCCGGACCGTGCCTGGGAATTCATGGCCTATAAAGCCAACGATACGGCATTTACCTATTTCGGCTGTGTGGAATATTATGAATCAGTGCTGGTAAATCCTTACACCGGCGCTATTAACGGCCGTATCAATTACAAATACAGTTTCTTCCCCATTGTGAAGATGATACACTGGAGCCTGCTGCTGAATACCCGCTACGGTCAACCGATAGTGGGCTGGAGCACGGTCATCTTTGTTATTTTGCTGATTACCGGGCTGGTGATGTGGTGGCCGAAACGCTGGACCAAGGCCGCCCGCGACCAGAGCTTCAGGATTAAATGGAAAGCCGGTTTCAAACGGGTCAATTACGACCTGCATAATGTGCTTGGTTTTTACAGCCTCATCATAGCGCTGGTACTGGCCCTTACGGGGATGGTATGGGCCTTTACCTGGTTCGAAAAGGCCGTTTACGTGGCTGCTGCGGGCACTACTACGCCGCCGGCCGTGAAACAGGTCGCTTCCGGCCCGGCCACGGCTACCGCCGCCGGCAATCCGCTGGATATCGCTTTTGCCACCGCTCAGCCCCTGTTAAAAGATGCCACCCGTGTTTTCGTATATCCGGCCGCGTATCCGGAAGGAGTGCACACTGTTGGCGGTTACCGCGGAAAGGATATTTATTTTGGCAGTGACGAGTACCAGTTTGATCAGTACACAGGTAAAATGGTAGGGCACAGCGAATACAAAAAGAAGAACCGTGGGGAGAAACTGATCGCGATGAATTATGATATTCATGTGGGTGCTATTGGCGGACTACCCGGGAAAATTATTGCCTTTGTGATCAGTTTTATCTGTGCGTCGCTGCCGGTGACAGGCTTCTATGTGTGGTGGGGCAAACAGAAAAAATCAAAAAAGAAAGCAGTAAAACCGCTTGCACGATTGAATACGGTATAA
- a CDS encoding DUF2157 domain-containing protein, whose protein sequence is MNIDTFSKLQKEGLISDEEMQRVTHTETTRLFSLHWEIKTALYLGVLLLSGGLGILVYKNIDTIGHQVILLFIALLCIGCYAYCFRHRPPFSREKTESPNAFYDYALLLGSLTFVTFIGYLQYQYTAFGTAYGLATFIPMVVLFATAYYFDHLGILSMAITNLAAWAGIAITPFQVLSQNDFSNHSLIYTGAVLGAALVGMAELSEKRDFKKHFAFSYRNFGVHIFFIATIAGMCIFEKWYFLWFLLAAAGVYLTWYRAFRDHSFYFILLAVLYGYIAFTILLTRTVFHQLGDIYGGFLYVIASSVAIIFFLVNLSKKIKQQ, encoded by the coding sequence ATGAACATTGATACTTTCTCCAAACTCCAAAAAGAAGGATTGATCAGTGACGAGGAAATGCAACGTGTTACCCACACCGAAACCACCCGCCTTTTCTCCCTTCACTGGGAAATCAAAACAGCCCTGTACCTCGGCGTATTGCTGCTGAGCGGCGGCCTCGGCATCCTGGTTTACAAAAACATTGACACCATCGGCCACCAGGTTATTCTTCTTTTCATCGCTTTGCTATGCATCGGCTGTTACGCCTACTGCTTCAGGCATCGCCCTCCTTTCTCCCGCGAAAAAACGGAATCGCCCAATGCATTCTACGATTATGCGTTACTGTTAGGCAGCCTTACTTTCGTCACATTTATCGGATACCTGCAATACCAGTATACCGCTTTTGGTACGGCCTACGGCCTCGCCACCTTTATTCCCATGGTGGTATTATTTGCTACAGCCTACTACTTCGACCATCTGGGCATCCTGTCTATGGCCATCACCAACCTGGCCGCCTGGGCGGGTATCGCCATTACGCCATTCCAGGTGCTGTCGCAAAATGACTTCAGCAACCATTCGCTGATATATACCGGCGCAGTGCTGGGCGCAGCGCTGGTGGGCATGGCGGAACTATCGGAAAAACGTGATTTCAAAAAACACTTTGCCTTTAGCTATCGCAATTTCGGCGTGCATATCTTCTTCATCGCCACCATTGCCGGCATGTGCATTTTTGAAAAATGGTATTTTCTGTGGTTCCTGCTGGCGGCAGCAGGCGTATACCTCACCTGGTACCGCGCGTTCCGCGACCACTCTTTTTATTTCATACTGCTGGCGGTGCTGTACGGCTACATTGCCTTTACGATCCTCCTGACACGCACGGTGTTCCATCAACTGGGCGATATCTACGGAGGCTTCCTCTATGTGATAGCATCTTCAGTAGCGATCATCTTCTTCCTGGTTAACCTCAGCAAAAAAATCAAACAACAATGA
- a CDS encoding SMP-30/gluconolactonase/LRE family protein, with translation MELYQSTLFSAGPFELGEGAFWWPERSAWCWVDILGHSLYIMDSKGHRTQYHIGEYVSMMVPVQGSNELLLGLHGRVARFSPEQGVGRTLAVLDGNPSLRCNDGKCDPAGRLWIGTMHLINQQGNGALYCLDHNRPPVIKIPQVSISNGLVWHGDRMYFNDTVTNKVQEFAYDVNSGEIRFLRNAVVIPAELGSPDGMTIDSEGMLWIAQWGGGGVYRWNPVNGELLGKIEVPAPHVSCCVFGGPDMQEMLITTAREHMTPKQIEAYPMSGNVFHAKLPFKGLPVSHFKY, from the coding sequence ATGGAACTTTATCAGTCAACATTATTTTCTGCCGGCCCTTTTGAATTGGGCGAAGGCGCTTTCTGGTGGCCGGAACGTTCGGCATGGTGCTGGGTGGATATTCTGGGCCATTCTCTTTATATCATGGATAGTAAAGGCCATCGTACCCAATATCATATAGGCGAGTACGTGAGCATGATGGTGCCGGTGCAGGGCAGTAATGAGTTGTTGCTGGGGCTTCATGGCCGTGTGGCGCGTTTTTCACCGGAGCAGGGCGTAGGGCGTACGCTGGCCGTTCTGGACGGCAACCCCAGCCTCCGTTGCAATGATGGCAAGTGCGACCCCGCCGGCCGCCTGTGGATAGGCACCATGCACCTGATCAACCAGCAGGGCAACGGCGCTTTGTATTGCCTGGACCATAACCGCCCGCCGGTAATCAAAATCCCGCAGGTCAGTATTTCCAATGGGCTGGTATGGCATGGCGACCGGATGTACTTTAATGATACGGTCACCAACAAGGTACAGGAGTTTGCTTATGATGTAAACTCCGGGGAAATCCGTTTCCTGCGTAATGCCGTGGTCATTCCGGCGGAACTGGGATCGCCCGACGGGATGACGATAGACAGCGAAGGGATGTTGTGGATCGCCCAGTGGGGCGGTGGCGGCGTATACCGCTGGAACCCGGTCAACGGGGAGCTATTGGGCAAAATAGAGGTGCCTGCCCCGCATGTGTCCTGCTGTGTTTTTGGCGGGCCGGACATGCAGGAAATGCTGATCACGACGGCGAGGGAGCATATGACTCCCAAACAGATTGAAGCCTATCCTATGAGTGGAAACGTGTTTCACGCCAAGCTGCCTTTTAAAGGCCTGCCTGTCAGTCATTTTAAATATTAG
- a CDS encoding GNAT family N-acetyltransferase yields MKDFKIIDNKEARQFEAHIAGQMAKVIYERNGSRIFLTGAEVPPTLEKQGVLPMMLGKVMEEISAQNIRMVPSSKKVAEYVRSNPKWKTLLAHGLHI; encoded by the coding sequence ATGAAGGATTTCAAAATTATCGACAACAAAGAAGCCAGACAGTTTGAGGCGCATATCGCCGGACAGATGGCAAAGGTTATTTATGAGAGAAATGGTAGCCGCATTTTCCTGACAGGCGCAGAAGTGCCTCCGACACTGGAAAAACAAGGCGTACTGCCGATGATGCTGGGCAAAGTGATGGAGGAAATTTCTGCACAGAATATCCGGATGGTCCCTTCCAGCAAGAAAGTAGCAGAATACGTGCGCAGCAATCCTAAATGGAAAACACTGCTGGCGCATGGGCTCCACATCTAA
- a CDS encoding OmpH family outer membrane protein → MKYFCAVTLMLLMSTAAFSQKTAYINFQQLIAAMPETKQATDTLQKYQQELAKDGQYLVAEYTRKLQEYDSLGTKWSQQVKESKEKELQDAQASIQDYRQRMEEKLQLKDQQLLVPIMDKAKKALKAVAAEKGYTLVIDNSKDEVLIGADADDLMTPVKAKLGLK, encoded by the coding sequence ATGAAATATTTTTGCGCTGTCACTTTGATGCTGCTGATGAGCACTGCAGCATTTTCGCAAAAGACTGCCTATATCAATTTCCAGCAACTGATTGCTGCTATGCCCGAGACTAAACAGGCGACTGACACACTGCAAAAATATCAGCAGGAGCTGGCGAAAGACGGACAATACCTCGTTGCGGAATATACGCGCAAACTGCAGGAATATGACAGTCTTGGCACCAAATGGAGCCAGCAGGTGAAAGAGTCGAAAGAAAAAGAATTACAGGACGCGCAGGCAAGCATCCAGGATTACCGCCAGCGGATGGAAGAGAAATTACAGCTCAAAGACCAACAGCTGTTAGTACCAATCATGGACAAAGCAAAAAAAGCGCTGAAAGCGGTTGCTGCTGAAAAAGGCTACACGCTGGTAATTGACAATTCCAAGGATGAAGTATTGATAGGCGCAGACGCCGACGATCTGATGACACCGGTGAAAGCCAAGCTGGGACTGAAATAG
- a CDS encoding RNA polymerase sigma-70 factor: MKAFQLAEGLIFDYSYQNLRMELQHPGDTSLLEKEDVLTFEQAFKTHFKGLHAYACTILKDEIMAEEMVQNVFCKLWEKSGDIKIKQTISGYLYRAVYHESINYLRHQKVKATHQAHTQYQMSNNRDTGNTSGKVTMRELEEKLDKALRDLPEKCRTVFQLSRFEELKYQEIADKLDISIKTVENQMGKALKLLRLNLVDFLPLLLILLHL, encoded by the coding sequence ATGAAAGCATTTCAATTGGCAGAAGGACTTATCTTTGACTATAGTTATCAAAACCTACGCATGGAGTTGCAACATCCAGGTGATACTTCGTTACTGGAAAAAGAAGACGTATTAACTTTTGAACAGGCATTTAAAACCCATTTTAAAGGCTTGCACGCCTATGCCTGCACCATATTGAAAGATGAAATAATGGCGGAGGAAATGGTGCAGAACGTATTCTGCAAACTATGGGAGAAATCAGGAGATATTAAGATCAAACAAACCATCTCCGGTTACCTGTACAGGGCAGTATATCATGAGAGCATCAATTATCTGCGCCATCAGAAAGTAAAAGCTACGCATCAGGCACATACCCAATATCAAATGAGCAATAACAGGGATACCGGCAATACTTCCGGCAAAGTGACCATGCGGGAACTGGAAGAAAAACTGGACAAAGCGCTACGCGACCTGCCGGAAAAATGCAGGACTGTATTCCAGTTGAGCCGCTTCGAAGAATTAAAATACCAGGAGATCGCTGATAAACTCGATATCTCGATAAAAACAGTCGAGAACCAGATGGGCAAAGCCTTGAAGCTGTTGCGGCTCAACCTGGTGGATTTCCTTCCCCTGTTGTTAATATTGCTCCATCTTTAA
- a CDS encoding FecR family protein, whose translation MKKQTDHINDDLLVKYMLGITTPVEKQAVDAWMAADTANAKYYEHFQLIWNESKKLAAVSTVNEDDAWKRFQQRVGASEDAGGARVIKTDFSTWRRNLAIAATLLVLLGAAGFWFMKSSRPQHTIYASNAVRLDTLPDGSFVTLNKQSSISYATSFSKERQVKLEGEAFFNVAQDPGRPFVITVNDVTVKVLGTSFNIKSTNGKTEVIVETGAVEVTKQHHSVQLQHHEKAVVTDQDAAPVKQQNTDELYNYYRTQTFVCNNTPLWKLVDILNEAYGVNIVIANAGKRDLPINVTFSNSSLDSTLNIIGLTYGITVEQNGTNITLK comes from the coding sequence GTGAAAAAGCAAACTGACCATATAAATGATGATCTGCTGGTGAAATATATGCTGGGCATCACCACACCGGTAGAAAAACAAGCGGTGGACGCATGGATGGCCGCCGATACGGCCAACGCCAAATATTACGAACATTTTCAGCTCATCTGGAACGAAAGTAAAAAGCTGGCCGCTGTCAGCACCGTTAATGAAGACGACGCCTGGAAACGTTTCCAGCAAAGGGTTGGCGCCAGCGAAGACGCAGGCGGCGCCCGCGTGATCAAAACAGATTTCTCTACCTGGCGCCGTAACCTGGCCATAGCAGCCACTTTATTGGTACTGCTAGGAGCAGCAGGGTTCTGGTTCATGAAATCGTCCCGCCCGCAACATACCATCTACGCCAGCAATGCTGTCAGACTGGACACATTGCCCGACGGATCATTCGTTACCCTGAACAAACAATCTTCTATCAGTTATGCTACCTCTTTCAGTAAAGAAAGACAGGTGAAACTGGAAGGCGAAGCCTTCTTCAATGTGGCACAGGACCCGGGACGCCCTTTTGTGATCACCGTAAATGACGTGACCGTAAAGGTACTCGGCACATCGTTCAACATCAAAAGCACCAACGGTAAAACAGAAGTCATTGTGGAAACAGGCGCAGTAGAAGTAACCAAACAACATCACAGCGTACAACTGCAGCACCACGAAAAAGCTGTTGTCACAGACCAGGACGCCGCGCCGGTGAAACAACAAAACACTGATGAGCTGTATAATTACTACCGCACTCAAACATTCGTATGTAACAATACCCCATTGTGGAAACTGGTGGACATACTGAATGAAGCGTACGGTGTTAATATCGTAATCGCCAATGCCGGCAAGCGCGATCTGCCGATCAACGTTACCTTCAGTAACAGTTCGCTCGACAGTACCCTGAATATCATCGGGCTCACCTACGGTATCACCGTAGAACAAAATGGAACCAATATCACCCTGAAATAA
- a CDS encoding carboxypeptidase regulatory-like domain-containing protein: protein MPFSRTLTILILIITLPFYTQAQGLLNKTVTVEAKKQKLSEVLNIISRQGGFYFSYISNILPQDSLVSISVKNKTVRQTLDQLLDGEYLYKESGNYIILFKKSPGQNYYQITGFVTDSKTGQRVPNASVYERQQLISTLTNNDGYFRLRLRDKTPTAAISISKDLYTDTSVTVHGGQDQEVAVNISPVSYQLRVVEITGHNTKVEKTWWGRTILSSRQKMQSLNIGSFFADKPYQASLTPGLGSHGRMSSQVVNKFSINVIGGYTAGVDGFELGTVFNIVKGNMQHVQIGGVLNVVGGKTNGVQLAGVHNQVLDSMRGVQVGGVSNIVEGSTNGVQISGVVGQIHGDMEGVQAQGVVGIVKGNVAGWQVSGVSNHTYGNMSGAQISGVYNYAGRDVNGAQISDLGNISHGTVRGVQLGVLFNYARHLKGVQIGLVNIADTSSGYTIGLVNIVKHGYHKLSIYTGDVINYNVAWKTGSSKLYSILVAGMNTGDRKVYSFGYGIGREFNFNKHLFLGVEITAQNTYTGSDEDFSQLIRVRPSLNYRISDKISIFAGPSLSLHVYDKWNPKPGYLPEIPGPAYHPFKLGDSGNGWIGWQAGITIF from the coding sequence ATGCCGTTTAGCAGAACATTGACAATATTGATACTGATCATCACCCTTCCGTTTTACACACAGGCACAAGGCCTGCTCAACAAGACCGTGACGGTGGAGGCGAAAAAACAAAAGTTATCGGAAGTATTAAATATCATTTCCCGACAGGGTGGTTTTTATTTCTCCTATATCAGCAACATTCTCCCGCAAGACAGCCTGGTCAGCATATCGGTAAAAAACAAAACGGTCCGGCAAACCCTTGACCAGCTGCTGGACGGAGAATATCTCTACAAGGAATCGGGCAACTATATCATTCTCTTTAAAAAATCTCCCGGACAAAATTATTATCAGATCACGGGGTTCGTCACGGACAGTAAAACAGGGCAACGGGTACCCAATGCCAGTGTGTACGAACGACAGCAACTCATTTCAACTTTAACGAACAACGACGGATATTTCAGGCTGCGGTTGCGGGATAAAACCCCTACCGCAGCCATCAGCATTAGTAAGGACCTGTATACCGACACCTCTGTAACGGTGCATGGAGGGCAGGACCAGGAAGTGGCTGTGAATATTTCACCGGTAAGTTATCAGTTAAGGGTGGTGGAAATCACCGGCCATAATACGAAGGTGGAAAAGACCTGGTGGGGCCGCACGATATTGTCTTCCCGTCAGAAAATGCAGAGCCTCAACATCGGCAGTTTCTTCGCAGACAAACCTTATCAGGCCTCACTGACGCCCGGACTGGGCTCCCATGGCAGGATGAGCAGCCAGGTGGTCAATAAATTCTCAATCAATGTTATTGGCGGTTATACCGCAGGTGTAGATGGTTTTGAACTGGGCACCGTGTTCAATATAGTGAAAGGTAATATGCAGCATGTGCAGATAGGCGGTGTTCTCAATGTGGTAGGTGGAAAAACCAACGGCGTGCAGCTGGCCGGTGTACACAACCAGGTGCTGGATTCCATGCGTGGCGTGCAGGTAGGCGGTGTGAGCAACATCGTGGAGGGAAGCACCAACGGCGTACAGATTTCGGGTGTTGTGGGCCAGATACACGGCGACATGGAAGGAGTGCAGGCACAGGGCGTAGTGGGCATTGTTAAAGGCAATGTAGCTGGCTGGCAGGTATCTGGCGTGAGTAACCACACGTACGGTAACATGTCCGGCGCACAGATAAGCGGCGTGTACAACTATGCCGGCCGTGATGTCAATGGCGCACAGATATCAGACCTCGGCAATATCAGTCATGGTACTGTGAGAGGTGTGCAACTCGGCGTCCTTTTTAACTATGCCAGACATCTGAAAGGCGTGCAGATTGGCCTCGTCAATATCGCAGATACTTCTTCCGGTTACACTATCGGTCTTGTTAACATCGTCAAACATGGTTATCATAAGCTGTCGATATACACCGGTGACGTCATTAATTATAATGTTGCCTGGAAAACGGGTAGCAGTAAGCTGTACAGCATTTTGGTCGCAGGGATGAACACCGGCGACAGGAAAGTATATTCTTTCGGATATGGTATCGGAAGAGAATTCAACTTCAACAAACATTTGTTCCTCGGCGTGGAGATCACCGCTCAGAACACGTATACAGGTAGTGATGAAGACTTCTCGCAGCTGATCCGTGTACGCCCTTCGCTGAATTATCGTATCTCTGATAAAATATCCATCTTTGCGGGACCTTCTTTGTCACTTCATGTGTATGATAAGTGGAACCCCAAACCGGGCTACCTGCCTGAAATTCCGGGACCAGCCTATCATCCTTTCAAGCTCGGGGATTCCGGCAATGGATGGATAGGATGGCAGGCCGGCATCACTATTTTCTGA
- a CDS encoding helix-turn-helix transcriptional regulator produces MLYRLPQEFGSFPGMCINRAGKSALAWFKLVERQAKAEGFLTGNTLVFIISGSKHIHLPDEEIVAAAGDLILLKRGTYFMSALLPEPEGTFQGLMLCVDDHILRSFLEEMDDIKKARTNIPMVLPCSEQLVNVRNSIIGYMERPNENTRKLLELKIQEVFLLLLAGPHRAQVLAFLHHMFDTSTENLTLTIREHLLKPLSLQEYAALCGLSLSAFKREFAKIYHAPPKKWINDERLKHADYLLRNTQKNVNEVADECGFESASYFIKQYKSRYGDTPKNAQRAKIAIF; encoded by the coding sequence ATGTTGTATCGTTTACCGCAGGAATTTGGCAGTTTTCCGGGCATGTGTATTAACCGCGCCGGTAAATCTGCCCTGGCATGGTTTAAACTGGTGGAACGCCAGGCCAAAGCCGAAGGGTTCCTTACCGGAAATACCCTCGTATTCATCATTTCAGGCAGTAAACACATCCATCTGCCGGACGAGGAAATTGTAGCGGCAGCAGGCGATCTGATACTGCTCAAAAGAGGTACTTACTTCATGTCTGCCCTGCTGCCGGAACCGGAAGGCACCTTTCAGGGCCTGATGCTTTGTGTGGATGATCATATCCTCCGCTCTTTCCTGGAGGAAATGGACGACATCAAAAAAGCGCGTACAAATATCCCCATGGTGTTGCCCTGCTCTGAACAGCTGGTCAATGTGCGCAACAGTATCATCGGCTATATGGAACGGCCCAACGAAAATACCCGCAAACTGCTGGAGCTGAAAATACAGGAAGTATTCCTGTTATTGCTTGCAGGCCCTCATCGCGCGCAGGTACTGGCTTTCCTGCATCACATGTTCGATACCAGCACGGAAAATCTCACCCTCACTATCCGTGAACATTTGCTAAAACCATTGTCTCTTCAGGAATATGCCGCCCTGTGCGGATTAAGCCTCTCCGCCTTCAAAAGGGAATTCGCCAAAATATACCATGCGCCGCCTAAAAAATGGATCAACGATGAACGGCTGAAACATGCCGATTACCTGCTGCGGAATACACAGAAAAATGTGAATGAAGTAGCGGACGAATGTGGGTTTGAAAGCGCCTCCTATTTCATCAAACAATACAAAAGCCGCTACGGCGATACGCCTAAAAATGCGCAACGGGCCAAAATTGCTATTTTCTGA